A region of the bacterium genome:
CCTTCCCGTAGCGATTTCCGTTGTTCCGATTTTTTCGAGAATCTGGACGGCGACCTTGAGCGCATTCAAGCCGTCCTCGCCCGTGACGGGCGGTTCGGTGTTGTGATGAATCGCATCGAAGAAGGCGCGCTGTTCCATGTCAATTGCGTTACCTTCCGGCGCGCTGGGTGCACCCATCAGAATCTTGCGCTTGATGGCACCCTTTTCAATCTCGCCAAGCATGAGCGTTCCGGCAACGTGCGCTTCGTCGGCATGCGCGAGGCGGAACTGCTGCACTTCACCCTTGGCGAAATCGAGCGAGATGTAACTATCCTCGGAAAACATTCTGAGCTTACGCATGGGATTCGCGCTGATGCGGGAAGCGGTGACGTTGGCAACGCCGCCGGAGGGAAAAGTCAGACGCGCATTGGCGATGTCCGCCGCTTCACTGATGACGGCCACGCCGGACGCGTCAATCTGCGAGGGGAATTCCCCCATCAGCTTCAGAATCAAATCCAGATCGTGAATCATCAAATCGAGCACGACGGCCACGTCGGTTCCACGCGGCTTGAACTGTGCGAGACGGTGAGCCTCGATGAACTTCGGGTGCGGATACTCGCTGCCGAGCGCGCGGAAAGCGCGATTGAAACGCTCGACATGGCCGACCTGCAGCTTGAGGTTTTTCG
Encoded here:
- a CDS encoding Gfo/Idh/MocA family oxidoreductase, translating into MTKLRVGIVGAGYLGTIHARLLSQNQDVVWTTVFDVDFEKSQSIAEQFGGLAAPSLEQVFVQSDAVLVVSATSSHHSVAKAALAAGKHVFLEKPVTTTVAEGEELVSLARAKNLKLQVGHVERFNRAFRALGSEYPHPKFIEAHRLAQFKPRGTDVAVVLDLMIHDLDLILKLMGEFPSQIDASGVAVISEAADIANARLTFPSGGVANVTASRISANPMRKLRMFSEDSYISLDFAKGEVQQFRLAHADEAHVAGTLMLGEIEKGAIKRKILMGAPSAPEGNAIDMEQRAFFDAIHHNTEPPVTGEDGLNALKVAVQILEKIGTTEIATGRE